A single window of Cetobacterium sp. 8H DNA harbors:
- a CDS encoding murein L,D-transpeptidase catalytic domain family protein gives MIKNILVILFTLASSTMASMGSYSINEKLNLDSSLSIGNIKVRNSSSFTFPSNNSIESLYKELNLINKMDFTTFYNAVSGIKKLKNVKEDIITIIDFTKSSLKERFFVIDLKNKKTLFSTYVMHGKNSGGSIPRDFSNAVNSYKSSPGFYRTENTYNGEYGYSLRLNGLEKGINDKAKERAIVVHGSQYAKPKPGAEKLDRSLGCPAIPKDISDKVINKIKDGRLLYIHTNEKSYIQKSSII, from the coding sequence ATGATAAAAAATATATTAGTTATCTTATTTACTTTAGCTAGTTCTACTATGGCTTCAATGGGAAGTTATTCAATCAATGAAAAATTAAATTTAGATTCATCTCTTTCAATAGGAAATATTAAAGTAAGAAATAGCAGCAGCTTTACATTTCCATCAAATAATTCAATAGAAAGTTTATATAAAGAATTAAATTTAATAAATAAAATGGATTTTACAACATTTTATAATGCGGTTTCTGGTATTAAAAAATTAAAGAATGTAAAAGAAGATATTATAACAATAATTGATTTTACAAAATCTTCGCTTAAAGAAAGATTTTTTGTAATTGATCTAAAGAATAAAAAAACACTATTTTCAACATATGTAATGCATGGAAAAAATAGTGGTGGAAGTATACCAAGAGATTTTTCTAATGCAGTAAACTCTTATAAAAGTTCACCAGGATTTTATAGAACAGAGAACACATATAATGGAGAGTATGGATACTCTCTGAGGTTGAATGGATTAGAAAAGGGAATTAATGACAAAGCTAAAGAGAGAGCTATAGTGGTTCATGGGTCTCAATATGCAAAACCAAAACCAGGTGCTGAAAAACTTGACAGAAGTTTAGGGTGTCCAGCTATACCAAAGGATATATCAGATAAAGTTATAAATAAGATAAAAGATGGTAGGCTACTATATATACACACTAATGAGAAAAGTTATATTCAGAAAAGTTCTATAATTTAA
- a CDS encoding DNA-3-methyladenine glycosylase I, whose product MRCSWCESSDLYRKYHDEEWGKPVHDDSVHFEFLVLESAQSGLSWITILNKRENYRIEYDNFNPEIVCLYDEDKILKMLANQGIVRNRKKIESSINNAKEFLKIQKEFGSFDKYIWSFTSNKIIKNSWINLNEVPCKTDLSDLVAKDLKKRGFKFLGSTTVYSYLQAIGIVNDHLLECEFRD is encoded by the coding sequence GTGAGATGCTCTTGGTGTGAAAGTAGCGATTTATATAGGAAATATCATGATGAAGAGTGGGGAAAACCTGTACATGATGATAGTGTTCATTTTGAATTTTTAGTTTTAGAGTCAGCTCAATCAGGGTTAAGCTGGATAACAATTTTGAATAAAAGAGAAAACTATAGAATAGAATATGATAATTTTAATCCTGAAATAGTGTGCTTATATGATGAAGATAAAATTTTAAAAATGTTAGCTAATCAAGGAATAGTAAGAAATAGAAAAAAGATAGAATCATCTATAAATAATGCGAAGGAGTTTTTAAAAATTCAAAAAGAATTTGGGTCTTTTGATAAATATATATGGTCTTTTACCTCAAATAAAATTATAAAAAATAGTTGGATAAATTTAAATGAGGTCCCGTGTAAAACAGATTTATCAGACTTGGTAGCAAAAGATCTTAAAAAAAGAGGATTTAAATTTTTAGGAAGTACAACAGTTTATTCTTATCTTCAAGCTATAGGAATAGTGAATGATCATCTGCTAGAATGTGAGTTTAGAGATTAA
- a CDS encoding sigma factor-like helix-turn-helix DNA-binding protein, producing the protein MSTYNLWCNYLKIDRFIYADEKKSKFLNFCIEENAIYLSEINEELLSKYSKVPGVGPGRIADIKNDLSEIKERFSRQKTFKTIMDCRLDKIIFNIKHIEGITVGEFLNYNREEIEKLNLSNSELERIYEICTTTLPLKETLKKIKTTLSEEDIQLLIDRLDNNKTLEEIGTQRNISRERTRQIEIKLKQIIGNILKNTNLNVALKIESDFKDEISLEEMLELFGEEYHFLVSFLKRNEIFSRPFYIDFLDLFLFDKRERFFKIFYSLEFTNILTTENVKTIRSSFKNFKWITQVEIEKIISKLGYEKHGKYYVQNNGYKDILELYFVKLVSHPLRVDENTIKLIIQDINSKLDYNLYFEEIENINDSSAVYLARRLEGLLSRIDGIIMTDSRTYIHINKIKYNVSEFLSLKDKILSFNDNYIDSIAVYKNLEKTLNNIGVYSDHVFYSLFKYHFAQELNLTTNGNSRVLTIGDQGFNRVEELEKFIESEGKILEKSYIQEKLNYSNVSLNNAIDNSNKIISFDRSYIGLITFVNITPVEIELFKNLVLNNDYDGSIIIPDLISKIKLNKGFKTFVKRNNINKYFIASLVRYHFPEYKGGCNLLSNKTIVK; encoded by the coding sequence ATGAGTACATATAATTTATGGTGCAACTACCTTAAAATTGATAGATTTATTTATGCTGATGAAAAAAAGTCTAAATTTTTAAACTTTTGTATTGAGGAGAATGCAATCTATCTCTCAGAAATAAATGAGGAGCTATTATCTAAGTATTCCAAAGTACCTGGAGTTGGCCCTGGAAGAATTGCAGATATCAAAAATGATCTATCTGAAATTAAGGAAAGATTTTCAAGACAAAAAACATTTAAAACAATTATGGATTGTCGTTTAGATAAAATAATTTTTAACATAAAACATATTGAAGGTATTACTGTAGGAGAATTTTTAAATTACAATAGAGAAGAAATTGAAAAACTAAATCTTTCTAATAGTGAATTAGAAAGAATTTATGAAATATGTACAACAACTCTTCCATTAAAAGAGACTTTAAAGAAAATTAAAACAACTCTTTCAGAAGAGGATATTCAACTTTTAATAGATAGACTTGATAATAATAAAACTCTTGAAGAGATTGGAACTCAAAGAAATATTAGTAGAGAAAGAACTAGACAGATTGAGATAAAACTTAAGCAAATTATTGGAAACATCCTGAAGAATACAAATTTAAATGTCGCTCTAAAGATAGAATCTGACTTTAAAGATGAAATTTCTCTCGAAGAGATGTTAGAACTTTTTGGAGAGGAGTATCATTTCTTAGTTAGTTTTCTAAAGCGAAATGAAATTTTCTCTAGACCTTTCTACATTGATTTTCTAGATTTATTTTTATTTGATAAAAGAGAACGTTTTTTCAAAATATTCTATTCTCTTGAGTTTACAAACATTTTAACTACTGAAAATGTTAAAACAATCAGAAGTAGTTTTAAAAATTTCAAATGGATAACTCAAGTAGAGATTGAAAAAATTATATCAAAACTTGGCTATGAAAAACACGGAAAATATTATGTTCAAAATAATGGCTATAAAGATATTTTAGAACTTTATTTTGTAAAACTTGTTTCTCACCCTTTAAGAGTGGATGAAAATACCATAAAATTAATCATTCAAGATATAAATTCTAAGTTAGATTATAATCTTTATTTTGAAGAGATCGAAAATATAAATGATAGTTCTGCTGTTTATCTAGCGCGTAGATTAGAAGGTCTTCTTTCTAGAATAGATGGTATTATAATGACTGACTCTAGAACCTATATTCATATAAATAAAATTAAATATAATGTCAGTGAATTTTTATCATTAAAAGATAAAATACTATCATTTAATGATAACTATATCGACAGTATTGCTGTATATAAAAACTTAGAAAAGACATTAAATAACATTGGTGTATACTCAGATCATGTTTTTTATTCTCTTTTCAAATATCACTTTGCTCAAGAACTAAATCTTACTACTAATGGTAATAGTAGAGTTCTAACAATTGGAGATCAAGGCTTTAATAGAGTTGAAGAGCTTGAAAAATTCATTGAGTCTGAAGGTAAAATTCTTGAAAAAAGTTATATTCAAGAAAAACTTAACTATTCAAATGTTTCTCTTAACAACGCTATCGATAATTCAAATAAAATCATAAGTTTTGATAGGTCTTATATTGGATTAATAACGTTTGTTAATATAACTCCTGTTGAAATAGAATTATTTAAAAATTTAGTTTTGAATAATGATTATGACGGTAGTATTATTATACCTGATTTAATAAGTAAAATTAAACTTAATAAAGGTTTTAAAACATTTGTTAAAAGAAATAATATTAATAAATATTTTATTGCTTCTCTTGTTAGATATCATTTCCCGGAATACAAAGGTGGATGTAACTTACTTAGTAATAAAACTATCGTTAAATAA
- a CDS encoding Rrf2 family transcriptional regulator, giving the protein MLISREVDYGVRIVLLLCEANRKMDAKEISEISGVSIRFTLKILGKLTSSDLVESFRGAKGGYIISKKPKEISVYDIVRVLEGGIKVNGCFEDKTSCSPNKIALCGLRCKLEEVNLKIEKELQEITMDKIENCSGYKC; this is encoded by the coding sequence ATGTTAATAAGTAGAGAGGTTGATTACGGTGTAAGAATCGTGCTTTTATTGTGTGAAGCTAATAGGAAAATGGATGCAAAAGAAATTTCAGAAATTTCAGGAGTTTCTATAAGATTTACACTAAAAATACTTGGGAAATTAACTTCGTCTGACCTAGTAGAATCGTTTCGTGGAGCAAAAGGTGGTTATATAATTTCTAAAAAACCTAAAGAAATAAGTGTATATGATATAGTTAGAGTTTTAGAGGGTGGAATTAAGGTAAATGGTTGTTTTGAAGATAAGACAAGCTGTTCACCTAACAAAATAGCCTTGTGTGGATTAAGATGTAAGTTAGAAGAAGTAAATTTAAAGATAGAAAAAGAGTTGCAAGAAATAACAATGGATAAGATAGAAAATTGTTCAGGATATAAGTGTTAA
- a CDS encoding TIGR03905 family TSCPD domain-containing protein has translation MKILKTKGVCAKEIGIKLTGNVVEKIEFFGGCDGNTIAIEKLVEGMTIENVIKKLEGIDCSERGTSCPDQLAKLLKELN, from the coding sequence ATGAAAATTTTAAAAACTAAAGGTGTTTGTGCAAAAGAGATTGGAATTAAATTAACAGGAAATGTAGTTGAAAAAATAGAGTTTTTTGGTGGTTGTGATGGGAACACAATAGCTATAGAAAAACTTGTTGAAGGAATGACTATAGAGAATGTAATAAAAAAATTAGAAGGAATTGATTGTTCTGAAAGAGGAACATCATGTCCAGACCAATTAGCTAAACTTTTAAAAGAGCTTAATTAA
- a CDS encoding YMGG-like glycine zipper-containing protein — MKKLIVASLLGILLVGCSNMTSREKSTLVGAGAGALVGSVISGDSKGALIGAGVGALGGAAADNYNKKGNVLGN, encoded by the coding sequence ATGAAAAAATTAATAGTAGCTTCATTATTAGGAATTTTACTAGTTGGATGTTCTAATATGACATCAAGAGAAAAGAGCACATTAGTAGGAGCAGGAGCAGGAGCTCTTGTAGGTTCAGTTATATCTGGAGATTCTAAAGGAGCTCTTATAGGAGCAGGTGTGGGAGCTTTAGGTGGAGCAGCAGCAGATAACTATAATAAAAAAGGAAATGTATTAGGAAATTAA
- a CDS encoding TSUP family transporter — MIETFFSEISLINFLFLASACFCAAFVDAIAGGGGLISLPAFLAAGLEPHMALGTNKLAASFSTVGSALKFARSGKINWSLIKYFIPFSFLGAVLGVKSVMLIDSKYLYPLAFGLLVFVLIYTLKNKTLGNVSNFEGTTSKTLKLGMLMAFALGFYDGFFGPGTGSFIIFAFIKIFKLDFIQASGNSKFLNLASNVASVITFIYFGKIAYIYSLTIGIVMLIGATTGAKVAVTRGTKFIRPVFLVVTTIVTAKMALTFLQQF, encoded by the coding sequence ATGATTGAAACTTTCTTTTCGGAAATTAGTTTAATTAATTTTCTATTTTTAGCATCTGCATGCTTTTGTGCTGCATTTGTTGATGCTATTGCTGGTGGGGGAGGACTAATTAGTCTACCAGCATTTTTAGCTGCTGGATTAGAGCCACATATGGCTCTTGGAACCAACAAATTAGCAGCTTCTTTTTCTACTGTTGGGAGTGCTTTAAAATTTGCTCGTTCTGGAAAGATCAATTGGAGTTTAATTAAATATTTTATTCCTTTCTCTTTTTTAGGAGCTGTTTTAGGTGTAAAATCAGTTATGCTTATTGATTCTAAGTACCTTTATCCTTTAGCATTTGGACTTTTAGTCTTCGTTTTAATTTATACTTTAAAGAATAAGACTTTAGGAAATGTTAGCAATTTTGAAGGAACTACTTCTAAAACTTTAAAACTTGGTATGCTTATGGCTTTTGCATTAGGATTTTACGATGGTTTCTTTGGACCTGGAACTGGTTCATTCATAATTTTTGCTTTTATTAAAATTTTTAAACTTGATTTTATACAAGCTAGTGGAAATTCGAAGTTTTTAAATCTTGCAAGCAATGTTGCTAGTGTTATAACTTTCATATATTTTGGAAAAATTGCATATATATATTCTTTAACAATTGGTATAGTTATGTTAATAGGTGCTACAACTGGTGCTAAAGTTGCAGTTACTAGAGGTACTAAATTTATTAGACCAGTTTTCTTAGTTGTCACTACTATTGTTACAGCTAAAATGGCCTTAACTTTTTTACAACAATTTTAA
- a CDS encoding GIY-YIG nuclease family protein, with the protein MTKINKKWFVYILRCEDNSLYTGITTDVNRRFNTHLSGKGAKYTRAKKPIKIETFFVFDTKSLALKEEIRIKKLPKLKKELLCLKS; encoded by the coding sequence GTGACTAAAATAAATAAAAAATGGTTTGTATATATTTTAAGATGTGAAGATAATAGTCTATACACTGGTATAACTACAGATGTAAATAGACGTTTTAATACTCATCTCTCTGGTAAAGGAGCTAAATATACACGAGCTAAAAAACCTATAAAAATTGAAACTTTTTTCGTTTTTGATACTAAATCGCTAGCTTTAAAAGAGGAAATTCGAATAAAAAAATTACCAAAATTAAAAAAAGAATTATTATGTCTAAAATCCTGA
- the galT gene encoding UDP-glucose--hexose-1-phosphate uridylyltransferase, protein MNIYTLIQEVINYGLNKNLINKHDEIYSRNLILDCFNLDNWEEKNISFKNRDIEDILIDICQWAIENNLINNSPAEMELLDTKIMNCISPRPSEVIRKFYADFQESPELATKNYYNFSENTNYIRKKRIERNLHWFSPTQYGDFEITINLAKPEKDPKDIEREKNMPKSSYPSCLLCIENVGYRGRLNHPARQTHRVIPMRLKDENWHFQFSPYVYYNEHSIVFCEEHRPMKMSIDTFDRLLEFVENFPHYCIGSNADLPIVGGSILSHDHYQAGKHTFPMEKASIEKTFKMKKFNNLEAGIVNWPMSVIRLTSPDKAVLSKASEYILEKWRVYSDSSCDILSFTENTPHNTVTPIARRVGNNFQIDLALRNNRCSDEHPMGIFHPHSEVHNIKKENIGLIEVMGLAILPGRLENEMKSIEAFLKEDNWEIKLKNDPNLSKHYDWIKNVLKNNSDLIDFSILKQEIGKTFSIVLEHAGVFKRDDSGKKAFDKFINTL, encoded by the coding sequence ATGAATATTTATACTCTTATTCAAGAAGTTATTAACTATGGTCTAAATAAAAATCTTATCAATAAACATGATGAAATTTACTCTAGAAATTTAATTTTAGATTGTTTTAATCTAGACAACTGGGAGGAGAAAAATATAAGTTTTAAAAATAGAGATATTGAAGATATCTTAATTGATATATGCCAATGGGCTATTGAAAATAATCTTATTAATAATTCTCCTGCCGAAATGGAGCTTTTAGATACGAAAATTATGAATTGTATTTCTCCAAGACCAAGCGAAGTTATAAGAAAATTTTATGCTGATTTTCAAGAATCTCCTGAGTTAGCTACAAAAAACTATTATAATTTTTCAGAAAATACTAATTATATTAGAAAAAAACGAATTGAAAGAAATCTACATTGGTTCTCACCAACACAGTATGGGGATTTTGAAATAACTATAAATCTTGCAAAACCTGAAAAAGATCCAAAAGATATTGAACGTGAAAAAAATATGCCAAAGTCTTCTTATCCTAGTTGTTTACTTTGCATAGAAAATGTCGGTTATAGAGGCAGATTAAACCACCCTGCTAGACAAACGCACAGAGTTATTCCAATGAGATTAAAAGATGAAAATTGGCACTTCCAATTCTCTCCATATGTGTATTACAATGAACACTCAATAGTATTCTGTGAGGAACATAGACCTATGAAAATGAGTATTGATACTTTTGATAGACTTCTAGAATTTGTGGAAAATTTTCCTCATTATTGTATAGGATCAAATGCTGATCTTCCTATCGTTGGAGGTTCTATTTTATCCCATGATCATTATCAAGCGGGTAAGCACACTTTCCCAATGGAAAAAGCAAGCATAGAAAAAACATTTAAAATGAAAAAGTTTAACAATTTAGAAGCAGGCATTGTTAATTGGCCTATGTCTGTTATTAGGTTAACTTCTCCAGATAAAGCTGTTCTATCTAAAGCTTCTGAATATATTTTAGAAAAGTGGAGAGTATATAGCGATTCTTCTTGTGATATTTTATCATTTACTGAAAATACTCCTCACAATACAGTAACTCCTATTGCCAGAAGAGTTGGTAATAATTTTCAGATTGATTTAGCTCTTAGAAATAACAGATGTTCTGATGAACACCCTATGGGAATTTTTCACCCACACTCTGAAGTGCATAATATAAAAAAAGAGAATATAGGACTTATTGAAGTAATGGGACTAGCAATTCTACCGGGAAGATTAGAAAATGAAATGAAATCTATTGAAGCTTTTCTAAAAGAGGATAATTGGGAAATAAAATTAAAAAATGACCCCAACTTATCTAAACATTACGACTGGATTAAAAATGTACTAAAAAACAATTCTGATTTAATTGATTTTTCAATTTTAAAACAGGAAATTGGAAAAACTTTTTCGATTGTTTTAGAGCATGCTGGTGTTTTTAAAAGAGATGACTCAGGAAAAAAAGCTTTCGATAAATTTATAAATACTTTATAA
- a CDS encoding galactokinase codes for MIENLIQNFKKEFNTNDSVEVFFAPGRVNLIGEHIDYNGGKVFPCALDFGTYAVVKKRNDKTFKMFSENFKNLGIIEFSLAELIYKKSDDWANYPKGIIKTFIDSGFNIDTGFDVLFFGNIPNGAGLSSSASIEVLTSVILKNIFNLNVDMIEMVKLSQKTENEFIGVNCGIMDQFSIGMGKKDHAILLDCNTLNYSYAPFLLEDSSIIIANTNKRRGLGDSKYNERRASCEEALKDLKDNGVELSALCDLDNNTFAMYKHFIKSDEARMRAKHVVAENQRVLEAMNSLEKNDIENFGLLMNQSHISLRDNYEVTGLELDSLVEAAWEENGVIGSRMTGAGFGGCTVSLVKNDYIDSFIKNVGEKYKNKTGLEASFYIGNPGDGAKKLGDF; via the coding sequence ATTATAGAAAATTTAATACAAAATTTTAAAAAAGAATTCAATACAAATGATTCAGTTGAAGTTTTTTTTGCGCCAGGAAGAGTTAATTTAATAGGTGAACATATTGACTATAATGGGGGTAAGGTTTTCCCATGTGCTTTAGATTTTGGTACCTATGCAGTTGTTAAAAAAAGAAATGACAAAACCTTCAAGATGTTTTCTGAAAATTTTAAAAATTTAGGTATTATTGAATTTTCTCTTGCAGAGCTTATTTATAAAAAATCTGATGATTGGGCTAACTACCCAAAAGGGATAATAAAAACATTTATTGATTCTGGGTTTAATATTGATACTGGATTTGATGTGTTATTCTTTGGTAATATTCCTAACGGAGCTGGTCTATCTTCATCAGCATCAATAGAAGTTTTAACTTCAGTTATTTTAAAAAATATTTTCAACTTAAATGTCGATATGATTGAAATGGTTAAATTAAGTCAAAAAACTGAAAATGAATTTATTGGTGTTAACTGCGGAATTATGGATCAATTTTCTATTGGAATGGGGAAAAAAGATCATGCAATTCTCCTAGATTGTAACACTTTAAATTATTCATATGCTCCATTTTTACTTGAAGATTCCTCTATAATTATTGCAAATACAAATAAAAGAAGAGGTCTAGGCGACTCTAAATATAATGAAAGAAGAGCTTCTTGTGAAGAAGCCCTAAAAGATTTAAAAGACAATGGAGTTGAACTGTCTGCTCTTTGTGATTTAGATAATAACACTTTTGCTATGTATAAACATTTTATAAAATCTGATGAAGCTAGAATGAGAGCAAAACATGTCGTTGCCGAAAACCAAAGAGTCTTAGAAGCAATGAATAGTTTAGAAAAAAATGATATCGAAAATTTTGGATTACTAATGAATCAGTCTCATATATCTTTAAGAGATAATTATGAAGTTACAGGACTAGAGTTAGATAGTTTAGTTGAAGCTGCATGGGAAGAAAATGGAGTTATAGGCTCTAGAATGACTGGTGCTGGATTTGGTGGATGTACTGTTTCTTTAGTAAAAAATGACTATATCGATAGCTTTATCAAAAATGTTGGAGAAAAATATAAAAATAAAACTGGTTTAGAAGCTTCTTTCTATATCGGTAATCCTGGAGATGGGGCTAAAAAGTTAGGTGATTTTTAA
- a CDS encoding ROK family transcriptional regulator: MDFTYSQLRILEMIKNKKRISRKKIAEELGLTPAAITKSISPLLKSGVVLEDCEGASTGGRKPIELILNRESLGNILGISLTPTSLVISVGDILGNVFSSKNYEILDTDDLVEFLKKIIKNELSDEKKIKVISLVLTGLVNSDNGVLIFSPHYKWKKVNLRDTIEREFKLPVLVENDVRAMALSERYFNTSKATNNFVVLNVSDGIGSSIFVGGDLLSGHGFISGEIGHVVMDRSSLRKCSCGKRGCLEAEASNKAIVNKMFSMIKLNNYSSLKEKLSQNGVIKIEDVLEAVNKRDFLSTKVATEAMVTIAHSIDMIISILNPEKIILVGELFKEKYLLNTLKLELQKVTLEEQKYELVVSNLLDKIHIYNPISVVIHNIFRKNIWRR, from the coding sequence ATGGATTTTACCTATTCTCAGTTGAGAATTTTAGAGATGATAAAAAATAAAAAAAGGATATCTAGAAAAAAGATAGCCGAAGAACTTGGGTTAACTCCAGCAGCTATAACCAAATCTATAAGCCCTCTTTTAAAATCAGGTGTTGTTTTAGAAGATTGTGAGGGAGCGTCTACAGGTGGTAGAAAGCCTATCGAATTAATATTAAATAGAGAGTCCTTAGGAAATATTTTGGGAATTTCTTTGACACCAACCTCTCTGGTTATTTCGGTTGGGGATATATTGGGGAATGTATTTAGCAGTAAAAATTATGAAATTTTGGACACAGATGATTTAGTAGAGTTTTTAAAAAAAATTATAAAAAATGAGTTATCGGATGAAAAAAAAATAAAAGTTATTTCTTTGGTTTTGACAGGATTAGTTAATTCTGATAATGGAGTTCTAATTTTTTCTCCTCATTATAAATGGAAAAAAGTAAATTTAAGAGATACAATAGAAAGAGAATTTAAACTACCTGTGTTAGTAGAAAATGATGTTAGAGCTATGGCACTTAGTGAAAGATATTTTAATACTTCAAAAGCAACTAATAATTTTGTGGTTTTAAATGTCTCTGATGGAATCGGAAGTTCTATTTTTGTAGGAGGAGATCTGTTGTCAGGTCATGGATTTATATCAGGTGAAATAGGTCATGTAGTAATGGATAGATCAAGTTTAAGAAAATGTTCTTGTGGGAAAAGAGGGTGTTTAGAAGCAGAAGCATCAAATAAAGCGATAGTAAATAAGATGTTTTCAATGATTAAATTAAATAACTATAGTAGTTTAAAAGAAAAATTGAGCCAAAATGGAGTAATAAAAATAGAAGATGTTTTAGAAGCAGTAAATAAAAGAGATTTTTTAAGTACAAAAGTTGCGACAGAAGCTATGGTGACAATAGCTCATAGCATAGATATGATTATTTCTATATTAAATCCTGAAAAAATAATTTTAGTAGGTGAGCTATTTAAAGAAAAATATTTACTCAATACTTTAAAGTTAGAATTACAAAAGGTAACATTAGAGGAACAAAAATATGAGTTGGTTGTATCAAATCTACTAGACAAAATACATATTTATAATCCTATATCTGTAGTAATACATAATATTTTTAGAAAAAATATCTGGAGGAGATAA
- a CDS encoding aldose epimerase family protein — translation MKLNVLKFGQTSFGEDVFLYNFSNKYIDIEILSYGGVIKSLKVPDRNGNFENVVLGYNSLKEYENDPYHYACITGRIAGRTKDAILKIDGIEYQLSKNNGKNNLHGGDKTLHNRNWQSKAEIVEGEGVLTLETFSPHLEEGFPGNVNFKVIYRINKNKLTIEYNGFSDRNTYLNLTNHAYFNLSGNFKETVASQDVKINAESYGWVNEETLPISIEKENLFIKMSEYSNLNEILESEHQQVKIVGGGIDHPFILSKASEYDVELKDERNGRVLFVKTDQPVAVIYTGNFLEKKYNGICFEMQDYPDIQNFMPSKLKIYNKIEKYQQNTEFLFDIICKN, via the coding sequence ATGAAGTTAAATGTATTAAAGTTTGGCCAAACATCTTTTGGAGAGGACGTTTTTCTATATAATTTTTCAAATAAATATATAGATATTGAAATATTATCATATGGAGGAGTTATAAAAAGTTTGAAAGTTCCAGATAGAAATGGAAATTTTGAAAATGTTGTTTTAGGATATAACTCTTTAAAAGAATATGAAAATGACCCTTATCATTACGCTTGCATAACAGGACGAATTGCAGGAAGAACAAAAGATGCAATCTTAAAAATAGATGGGATAGAGTATCAACTTTCTAAAAATAATGGAAAAAATAATCTTCATGGTGGAGATAAAACTCTTCATAATAGAAATTGGCAATCAAAAGCTGAAATTGTGGAGGGTGAAGGAGTTTTGACATTAGAAACTTTTAGTCCTCATTTAGAAGAAGGGTTTCCCGGGAATGTAAACTTTAAGGTAATTTATAGGATTAATAAAAACAAGTTAACTATTGAATACAATGGATTTTCAGATAGAAATACATATTTAAATTTAACAAACCACGCTTATTTTAATCTTTCAGGGAACTTTAAAGAAACAGTTGCATCTCAAGATGTAAAGATAAATGCAGAGAGCTATGGATGGGTAAATGAAGAAACATTACCAATCTCTATTGAAAAAGAAAATTTATTTATAAAAATGTCTGAATATTCAAACTTAAATGAGATCTTAGAATCAGAGCATCAGCAAGTGAAGATAGTAGGTGGTGGAATAGATCACCCGTTTATTCTATCTAAAGCTTCTGAATATGATGTGGAATTAAAAGATGAAAGAAATGGTAGAGTTTTATTTGTGAAAACTGATCAACCAGTTGCAGTTATTTATACAGGAAATTTTTTAGAAAAAAAGTATAATGGAATTTGTTTTGAAATGCAAGATTATCCAGATATTCAAAATTTTATGCCATCAAAATTAAAAATATATAATAAAATTGAAAAATATCAACAAAATACGGAATTTTTATTTGATATAATTTGTAAAAATTAA